In the genome of Meiothermus sp. Pnk-1, the window CCCCTTGCGCCAGGAGCAAGCGTGGGCGGCCTCGCTGGTGCTTACGGTGCTGGTGTTGGGGGCGAGCCTGCTGGCCCGCTGGGCTACCCGCCGTTGGACGAACTAGCGCGTGGAGGCGAACGTGGACGAATTGAAGCTGAACGAATTGCGGCAGGGGGAGCCGGGGGTCCTCTCTCAGGGGGCAGGCTTGCTGAAACCTCGCATGGAGACCCGGGGCCTCAGCGTCTATTACGGCAAAAAACTGGGGGTAGGTAACGTCACCCTGCCCATTTATGCCAACAAGGTCACCGCTTTGATCGGCCCCTCGGGCTGCGGCAAGACCACCTTTTTGCGCGCCTTGAACCGGATGCACGACCTCACCCCGGTGGCTCGGGTGGAGGGGGAAGCCCTTCTCGACGGCAAGAACATCTACGCTTCGGGGGTGGACCCGGTAGAGGTGCGGCGCAAGATCGGGATGGTCTTCCAAAAACCCAACCCTTTCCCCACCCTTACCATCTACGACAACGTGGTCGCCGGGCTGCGGCTGCTGGGGGTGAGGCGCAAGGAGGTGCTGGACGAGGCAGTAGAGCGTTCTTTGAGCCAGGCTGCCTTGTGGGACGAGGTCAAGGACCGACTGCGGGCGCCGGGGATGAGCCTCTCGGGAG includes:
- the pstB gene encoding phosphate ABC transporter ATP-binding protein PstB, whose amino-acid sequence is METRGLSVYYGKKLGVGNVTLPIYANKVTALIGPSGCGKTTFLRALNRMHDLTPVARVEGEALLDGKNIYASGVDPVEVRRKIGMVFQKPNPFPTLTIYDNVVAGLRLLGVRRKEVLDEAVERSLSQAALWDEVKDRLRAPGMSLSGGQQQRLCIARALAVEPEVLLMDEPTSALDPISTQAIEDLMADLKNHVTIAIVTHNMQQAARVSDFTAYFLLGELIEFGPTNQLFTNPKDPRTEAYITGRFG